A single Branchiostoma floridae strain S238N-H82 chromosome 11, Bfl_VNyyK, whole genome shotgun sequence DNA region contains:
- the LOC118425692 gene encoding leucine-rich repeat and WD repeat-containing protein 1-like, which produces MPPSPAPQVTKELIMQKTGCKQLSDVEKLDLSDLGLEKIDGDLFSRMSNLQNLNLSRNKLAAFPEDLGLHKLHTLDVRDNHMRSFLSLSQFQELQQVNIQDNPYTAADREQLTFLLPRLVSVDGETIQDTHRQYLKRVFGTSLEEKVEALWENQYRKMFNTSQSAGVQRLLQDQFIQTAKQKIQAGPASMVQLRDWRIETIAGKLVAEQDLNVVKGEASMSSKRSHDDDSTTNGGSSDVVAPSKKLRSVTFKDDAAEDISQTVSSRNGRVRIEILPKTLGTTLAKRTVRKPVTKRGSPAITVCSKESTADYEPSHILQCHSLKNNRDDMKTMVWKCVFEPDPDNTDKSTSIVATCGGESVCLLDCRTGKIVQKFTQPKEEFFCVTWMTIRVDGKSEKMTNILVVGGKRGKIYLIHPQQNIWYAEHEAHRRDMCSMVVHPDQPTWMYTGSYDKTIRLWDISPPKLPNYECRIRKLAEWSPPSIPLHMLLFPDRNLLLAACRSGCFGFMLNHKEDDWKKTYTTEFTFPKVKKCTEDGQEVETEFMDNMTLISSEVIASKLVGHGCIYLWNLPETLKRGAKIKVKGPKSLKVQPVAQLEWSKTFIDYIYFKMWPGYDVLVCGDDVGNTWMYDVSKFLTRKYPEDTPVPPAQKLFWPDCTWNGTRLSRESDEDEVLTVDSPSSSLSETKLPSVNDVAISSSGDYIVGVTDCNLVFVWRKNKAAV; this is translated from the exons TTTGTCAGATCTGGGTTTAGAGAAGATAGATGGAGACCTCTTCTCTCGGATGTCCAACCTGCAGAACCTAaacttatcaagaaataaactGGCAGCATTTCCAGAAGACCTTGGGCTTCACAAGTTACATACACTAGATGTGAGGGACAACCACATGAGGTCCTTCCTGTCCCTGTCACAGTTCCAGGAGCTGCAACAGGTCAACATACAGGATAACCCATATACT GCGGCAGACAGAGAACAGCTGACCTTCCTCCTCCCCAGACTGGTGTCAGTGGATGGTGAAACAATCCAGGACACCCACAGGCAGTATCTGAAGAGGGTGTTTGGGACTTCTCTGGAAGAAAAG GTGGAAGCCCTGTGGGAGAACCAGTACAGGAAGATGTTCAACACGAGTCAGTCTGCAGGTGTACAGCGTCTGCTACAGGACCAGTTCATCCAGACGGCCAAACAGAAGATACAAGCCGGGCCTGCCTCAATGGTGCAGCTGAGGGACTGGAGG ATAGAAACTATTGCAGGCAAGCTTGTAGCTGAGCAGGACCTGAACGTTGTCAAAGGAGAAGCCAGCATGTCATCAAAAAGGTCACATGATGATGACTCCACCACCAATGGGGGATCATCCGATGTGGTAGCGCCAAGCAAGAAACTAAGAAGTGTAACTTTTAAAGACGATGCAGCTGAGGACATTTCTCAGACTGTCAGTAGCAGGAATGGAAGAGTTAGGATTGAGATTCTTCCTAAGACCCTTGGGACAACACTTGCAAAGAGAACAGTGAGAAAACCTGTCACAAAAAGGGGGAGTCCTGCTATCACAGTGTGTAGTAAG GAGAGCACAGCAGACTATGAGCCCTCCCACATTCTTCAGTGTCACTCGCTGAAGAATAACAGGGACGACATGAAGACAATGGTCTGGAAGTGTGTCTTTGAACCAGATCCTGATAACACAG ACAAAAGCACTTCTATTGTGGCCACTTGTGGTGgggagtctgtctgtctgttggaCTGCAGGACAGGCAAAATTGTACAGAAGTTCACTCAGCCAAAAGAG GAATTCTTCTGTGTCACTTGGATGACAATTCGTGTTGATGGCAAAAGTGAGAAGATGACTAACATCCTAGTTGTGGGAGGGAAGAGGGGGAAGATTTACCTGATCCATCCCCAACAGAACATCTGGTACGCTGAGCATGAGGCACATCGCAGGGACATGTGCTCCATGGTGGTGCACCCAGACCAACCTACATGGATGTACA CTGGCTCCTATGATAAAACCATACGTCTGTGGGACATCAGTCCACCCAAGCTGCCCAACTACGAGTGCAGAATCAG gaAACTAGCGGAGTGGTCCCCACCTTCCATCCCCCTCCACATGCTGTTGTTTCCAGACCGTAACCTACTACTCGCTGCCTGCAGGTCCGGCTGTTTTGGCTTCATGTTGAACCACAAGGAGGATGACTGGAAGAA GACCTACACTACAGAGTTCACCTTCCCAAAGGTGAAGAAGTGCACAGAGGATGGACAGGAGGTGGAGACAGAGTTCATGGATAATATGACCTTGATTTCTTCAGAGGTCATTG CCTCCAAGTTGGTGGGGCATGGGTGCATCTACCTGTGGAACTTGCCAGAAACCCTAAAACGCGGTGCCAAAATCAAGGTCAAGGGACCTAAATCCTTGAAGGTTCAGCCAGTGGCTCAGTTGGAGTGGAGCAAGACATTCATCGACTACATCTACTTCAAGATGTGGCCTG GCTATGATGTGTTGGTGTGCGGCGATGATGTGGGGAACACCTGGATGTACGACGTCTCCAAGTTTCTGACCAGGAAATATCCTGAGGACACACCTGTCCCACCTGCACAG AAACTGTTCTGGCCAGACTGCACTTGGAATGGGACCAGGCTATCAAGGGAGTCAGATGAAGATGAG GTTCTCACTGTAGATTCCCCATCCTCCAGCTTGTCTGAAACAAAG CTGCCAAGTGTGAATGACGTTGCCATCAGCTCCAGTGGAGACTACATCGTAGGTGTGACAGACTGTAACCTGGTCTTTGTGTGGAGAAAAAACAAGGCAGCTGTGTAA